One genomic segment of Sphingorhabdus sp. M41 includes these proteins:
- a CDS encoding nucleotidyltransferase family protein, which produces MSADDARPNQQPPWTAIILAGQRPEGDPMAAYCNVKYKALIPIAGQTMLERVARALIGSPHIGRIVVMAQSPEHLKAGLSPDLAEHEGIAFVESNDGIATSIHGVIGSDIAPWPVLVTTADNALLTGEILDCFFQGHNGQDVAVGVVERQTMLAAYPDARRTWLKFRGGAYSGANLFALHNEAAKPAVAFWSAIEKDRKKGWKIFAHFGPWLLLRALSRTIGFKDAMTQAGERMKLQAEPIILPIAEAAIDVDKPSDLELVTDILTLRCK; this is translated from the coding sequence ATGTCCGCCGATGATGCCAGACCCAACCAGCAGCCGCCGTGGACGGCGATCATCCTGGCTGGCCAGCGACCCGAGGGCGACCCGATGGCGGCTTACTGCAACGTCAAATATAAGGCGCTGATCCCGATAGCAGGCCAGACCATGCTCGAACGTGTGGCGCGCGCGCTGATCGGCTCGCCTCATATTGGCAGGATCGTTGTCATGGCCCAGTCGCCCGAACATCTGAAGGCGGGCCTAAGTCCGGATCTGGCAGAACATGAGGGCATTGCCTTCGTCGAATCAAACGACGGCATCGCGACCAGCATCCACGGCGTGATCGGCAGTGATATCGCGCCATGGCCGGTACTGGTGACCACGGCCGACAATGCGCTGCTGACCGGAGAGATACTCGACTGTTTCTTTCAGGGGCATAATGGGCAGGATGTCGCGGTCGGCGTGGTCGAGCGCCAGACCATGCTCGCCGCTTATCCCGATGCCCGCCGCACCTGGCTGAAATTCCGCGGCGGTGCCTATAGCGGTGCCAATCTCTTCGCTTTGCACAATGAGGCAGCCAAGCCAGCGGTGGCTTTCTGGTCGGCGATCGAAAAGGACCGCAAGAAGGGCTGGAAAATCTTCGCCCATTTCGGCCCATGGCTGCTGCTGCGCGCACTGAGCCGGACGATCGGTTTCAAGGATGCCATGACTCAGGCGGGCGAGCGCATGAAGCTGCAGGCCGAGCCTATCATATTGCCGATCGCGGAAGCGGCGATCGATGTGGACAAGCCGAGCGATCTGGAACTGGTGACGGATATATTGACCCTGCGCTGCAAATGA
- a CDS encoding TIGR03032 family protein: protein MSDDKPDAGGAQTLAPESRHTPSDAGQTAAADVGNIEISFSPGLPSFLANQDISIGFTSYQTGRLYLIGHGIDEKLALHEAVYPQAMGLTGDASRIYLGTLTQIVRMENVLMSGQTANQVHDKVYVPRNLQTTGNVDIHEIGIQENGRIVFVNTRFNCLCEPSLTHSFKPVWKPAFISEIIAEDRCHLNGLAMVNGRPKYVSAAARSNVANGWRDQRDEGGLIIDVESNAIIAEGLSMPHSPRFHDGRVWLLNSGTGELGWLDPADHSFVPLTFFPGFLRGLAFHNDHVFVTLSKPRKGHFEGLALDDRLKEKDQDVWCGVQIVSQSTGEVAQWLRFEGAITELFDICVLPGVRNPISLGPNSAEIRDFLTIEPTAI, encoded by the coding sequence GTGAGCGACGACAAGCCAGATGCGGGTGGCGCGCAGACCCTAGCTCCCGAAAGCAGACATACGCCCAGCGATGCCGGTCAGACCGCAGCTGCCGACGTGGGCAATATAGAAATCAGTTTCTCGCCCGGACTTCCGTCCTTTCTGGCGAACCAAGATATTTCCATCGGCTTTACCTCCTACCAGACCGGGCGGCTCTATCTGATCGGTCATGGCATCGACGAAAAACTGGCGCTGCATGAAGCCGTCTATCCGCAGGCTATGGGTCTGACTGGCGATGCCAGCCGGATCTATCTCGGCACGCTGACCCAGATCGTCCGCATGGAAAATGTTCTGATGTCCGGTCAGACGGCCAATCAGGTGCATGACAAGGTCTATGTGCCGCGCAACTTGCAGACCACCGGCAATGTCGACATCCACGAAATCGGCATTCAGGAAAATGGCAGGATCGTCTTCGTCAACACCCGCTTCAACTGCCTGTGCGAACCCAGCCTGACCCACAGTTTCAAGCCGGTCTGGAAGCCCGCATTCATCAGCGAAATTATCGCGGAAGACCGCTGCCATCTCAATGGACTGGCGATGGTTAACGGCCGGCCGAAATATGTCAGCGCCGCCGCTCGCTCGAACGTGGCCAACGGGTGGCGGGATCAGCGGGACGAGGGCGGGCTGATCATCGATGTGGAAAGCAATGCAATCATCGCCGAAGGCCTGTCGATGCCGCACAGTCCGCGCTTTCATGACGGTCGGGTCTGGCTGCTGAATTCGGGGACCGGCGAGCTGGGCTGGCTGGATCCGGCTGACCACAGCTTCGTGCCACTGACCTTTTTCCCCGGATTTTTACGCGGCCTGGCGTTTCACAATGATCATGTTTTCGTCACTCTGTCGAAACCCCGCAAGGGCCATTTCGAGGGGCTGGCGCTGGACGACCGGCTGAAGGAAAAGGATCAGGACGTCTGGTGCGGCGTGCAGATCGTTTCGCAGTCGACCGGGGAGGTCGCGCAATGGCTGCGCTTCGAGGGCGCGATCACTGAATTGTTCGATATCTGTGTCCTGCCGGGGGTCCGGAACCCGATCAGCCTGGGACCGAATTCGGCTGAGATCAGGGACTTTCTGACGATCGAACCCACCGCTATATAG
- a CDS encoding DUF1674 domain-containing protein: MTESNRKPGERPAHVKAPAHLSPNKPVPEPDPIEKAAEIGEKNGPTRYGDWEHKGIAVDF; the protein is encoded by the coding sequence ATGACCGAAAGCAATAGAAAACCCGGTGAGCGACCGGCCCATGTCAAGGCGCCAGCGCATCTCTCCCCGAACAAACCGGTGCCGGAACCCGATCCGATCGAAAAGGCGGCAGAGATTGGCGAGAAAAACGGCCCCACTCGCTATGGAGATTGGGAGCACAAGGGTATCGCTGTCGACTTTTAG
- a CDS encoding M48 family metalloprotease, which translates to MNFMKTTMLLAALTALFMALGYSLGGSGGAIIALLVAAGMNLFTYWNADKIVLKMHNAVEIDAKSHPEFYKMVQNLSKRAGLPMPKVYIVDQPQPNAFATGRDPEHSAVAATTGLLKMLSHDEIEGVMAHELGHVKNRDTLIMTMVATIAGAVSMLANFGMFFRDRNAGVAGIMAVLIAPFAAMIVQMAISRTREFGADAAAAQISGKPLSLASALAKISGEAARIPNPIAQRNPAASQLYIVPGGVRQMFSTHPATEDRIAALQAMAHGGGSGGWSSPPDEIGDMGRRHKPSALDPTR; encoded by the coding sequence ATGAACTTTATGAAAACAACCATGTTGCTGGCAGCGCTGACCGCGCTGTTCATGGCATTGGGCTATTCGCTGGGTGGCAGCGGTGGCGCGATAATCGCCCTGCTGGTCGCGGCGGGCATGAACCTGTTCACTTACTGGAACGCCGACAAAATCGTGCTGAAAATGCACAATGCGGTCGAGATTGATGCCAAAAGCCACCCCGAATTTTACAAAATGGTTCAGAATTTGTCGAAACGGGCAGGTTTGCCGATGCCGAAAGTCTATATTGTCGACCAGCCCCAGCCCAACGCCTTTGCCACCGGCCGGGACCCCGAACATTCGGCGGTTGCGGCAACCACCGGCTTGCTCAAGATGCTCAGTCATGACGAAATCGAGGGTGTGATGGCCCACGAACTCGGCCATGTGAAAAACCGCGATACGTTGATCATGACCATGGTCGCGACGATCGCCGGCGCCGTCTCGATGCTGGCCAATTTCGGCATGTTCTTCCGCGACCGCAACGCCGGTGTCGCCGGCATCATGGCAGTGCTGATTGCGCCCTTCGCCGCGATGATCGTGCAAATGGCGATCAGCCGCACCCGCGAATTCGGCGCCGATGCCGCCGCTGCGCAGATCAGCGGCAAGCCCCTGTCGCTGGCTTCTGCGCTGGCCAAGATTTCGGGCGAGGCCGCCCGCATTCCCAACCCGATTGCTCAGCGCAACCCGGCGGCGTCACAACTCTATATCGTCCCCGGCGGCGTCCGCCAGATGTTCTCCACCCATCCCGCGACCGAAGACCGGATCGCGGCCTTGCAGGCGATGGCGCACGGTGGCGGCTCCGGCGGCTGGTCCAGTCCGCCCGACGAGATCGGCGATATGGGGCGCCGCCATAAACCGAGCGCACTGGATCCGACGCGCTAG
- the ahpF gene encoding alkyl hydroperoxide reductase subunit F → MIDQSTADQLKAYLVNLRRPIRLVATLDDSAKSAEMKELVETIAPMSDLVEVDLNGTSKRVPSFLVSADDGKSEVEFAGLPLGHEFSSLILALLHVGGHPPKEDDELLESVASLEGEYHFETFFSLSCQNCPDVIQALNIMAARNPNVSHVAIDGALFQDEVEERKVMAVPTVFLNGEPFGSGRMNLAEIMAKVDTGSAEKAASKLSAKDPYDVLVVGGGPAGAAAAIYTARKGIRTAIIAEQFGGQLMDTMGIENFISVPYTEGPKLTAELQRHVNEYDLEVFSQQRVADLARPAKDGDLFALTTESGGSLKAKAVILATGARWKTIGVPGEAEYRNKGVAYCPHCDGPLYKGKRVAVIGGGNSGVEAAIDLAGIVSHVTLIEFDSAMRADAVLQKKMNSLPNVTAIVSAQTTEITGDGEKVTGLRYKDRNSDEEHDVALEGVFVQIGLMPNSEWLGDVVKRSPYGEIEIDHRCETSVPGIFAAGDVTTVPYKQIVISMGEGSKAALSAFDYLIRADG, encoded by the coding sequence ATCATCGATCAATCCACCGCCGATCAGCTGAAAGCCTATCTGGTCAATCTGCGCCGCCCGATCCGGCTGGTAGCCACGCTGGACGACAGCGCAAAATCGGCCGAGATGAAAGAACTGGTCGAGACGATCGCCCCGATGTCCGATCTCGTGGAAGTCGATCTCAACGGGACATCAAAGCGTGTGCCATCTTTCCTGGTTTCTGCGGACGATGGCAAATCGGAAGTCGAATTTGCCGGTCTGCCGCTGGGGCATGAATTTTCTTCCCTGATTCTCGCCCTGCTCCATGTCGGCGGCCATCCGCCAAAGGAGGATGACGAGCTGCTCGAAAGCGTCGCATCGCTGGAAGGCGAATATCATTTCGAGACGTTTTTCTCGCTCTCCTGCCAGAATTGCCCAGACGTCATTCAGGCGCTCAATATCATGGCGGCCCGCAACCCCAATGTCAGCCATGTCGCAATCGACGGCGCGCTGTTTCAGGATGAGGTTGAAGAGCGAAAGGTCATGGCGGTGCCAACCGTCTTTCTGAACGGCGAGCCCTTTGGTTCCGGCCGGATGAATCTGGCCGAAATCATGGCCAAGGTCGATACCGGCAGCGCTGAAAAGGCGGCCAGCAAACTGTCGGCAAAAGACCCCTATGACGTGCTGGTGGTCGGCGGCGGCCCCGCCGGCGCAGCGGCGGCGATTTATACCGCACGCAAGGGAATCCGCACCGCCATCATCGCCGAACAGTTCGGCGGTCAGTTGATGGATACGATGGGAATCGAGAATTTCATTTCCGTGCCCTATACCGAGGGGCCCAAGCTCACCGCGGAATTGCAGCGGCATGTGAACGAATATGATCTGGAAGTGTTCAGCCAGCAGCGCGTCGCGGATCTGGCGCGCCCGGCCAAGGACGGCGATCTGTTTGCGCTCACGACCGAGAGCGGCGGGTCGCTGAAGGCGAAAGCGGTCATTCTGGCAACCGGCGCGCGCTGGAAAACCATCGGCGTGCCCGGCGAAGCGGAATATCGCAACAAGGGTGTCGCCTATTGCCCGCATTGCGACGGCCCGCTTTACAAAGGCAAGCGCGTCGCGGTTATCGGCGGTGGCAATTCCGGCGTTGAAGCGGCGATCGACCTGGCTGGCATTGTCAGCCATGTCACCCTGATCGAGTTTGACAGCGCGATGCGCGCCGATGCCGTGCTGCAGAAGAAAATGAACAGCCTGCCAAATGTCACCGCCATTGTTTCGGCACAAACGACTGAAATTACTGGCGACGGCGAGAAGGTCACCGGCCTGCGCTACAAGGATCGCAACAGCGATGAGGAGCATGATGTCGCGCTGGAAGGTGTATTCGTCCAGATTGGCCTGATGCCGAACAGCGAATGGCTCGGCGATGTGGTCAAGCGATCCCCTTATGGCGAGATCGAGATCGACCATCGCTGTGAAACGTCTGTTCCGGGCATTTTTGCGGCGGGCGACGTTACCACGGTGCCATATAAGCAGATTGTCATTTCGATGGGTGAAGGGTCGAAAGCCGCGTTGTCCGCCTTTGACTATCTCATCCGGGCGGATGGCTAG
- the ahpC gene encoding alkyl hydroperoxide reductase subunit C: MATINSKILPFSTEAYYRGEFVNVTEEHVAGKWAVFFFYPADFTFVCPTELEDLANQYDALQAMGVEVYSVSTDTHFSHKAWHASSDAIGKINFYMLGDQNHTISNNFGVLREGQGLADRATFVVDPDGVIQVMEITCEGVGRNAAELVRKIKAAQYVRANPGEVCPAKWEEGEETLAPSIELVGKI; this comes from the coding sequence ATGGCCACCATTAACAGCAAAATTTTGCCTTTCTCTACCGAAGCATATTACCGCGGTGAATTTGTCAACGTGACGGAAGAACATGTCGCCGGCAAATGGGCCGTATTTTTCTTCTATCCTGCAGACTTTACCTTTGTCTGCCCGACGGAACTGGAAGATCTGGCTAACCAATATGATGCGCTGCAGGCCATGGGCGTTGAAGTTTACTCGGTTTCCACCGACACGCATTTCAGCCACAAGGCATGGCATGCAAGTTCCGATGCGATCGGCAAGATCAATTTCTACATGCTGGGCGACCAGAATCACACGATCAGCAACAATTTCGGCGTCTTGCGTGAAGGTCAGGGCCTTGCCGACCGCGCGACATTCGTTGTGGATCCCGATGGCGTCATTCAGGTCATGGAAATTACCTGTGAAGGCGTCGGCCGGAACGCGGCTGAACTGGTCCGCAAGATCAAGGCAGCGCAATATGTCCGCGCCAATCCCGGTGAAGTTTGCCCGGCAAAATGGGAAGAAGGCGAAGAAACGCTAGCCCCTTCCATTGAACTCGTCGGCAAAATCTAA
- a CDS encoding RsmB/NOP family class I SAM-dependent RNA methyltransferase, producing MNEPNNKIPGLATRQSAIRLLDAVCRRGETLDQAMPAATGKLSNPSDKSLAHNIAANVLRWMSALDAMIDSATRNRLADDAKARMALRIALAQVLILDTPQHAAISTALPLVHGGPRRLVHGVFSTVMRGIESGKLKLPEYPEIPGETLDRWTSNWGEDVANAASEAWSTPAPLDLSFQSDDVGSLEGTKLAPKHLRIFPNLPVTGLDGFDEGQFWVQDLAASIPARLFGEGEGRTIFDLCAAPGGKTMQLASAGWKVVSVDNSAKRMERFQDNLRRTGLAAEEVIANLMQWEPAEPADAVLLDAPCSATGIYRRHPDVLHCIGSRQIEDRAEVQRALLDRTAAWVKPGGTLVYAVCSLEPEEGEEQIDAFLERHEQFAIDPVRADELPTGISPAESGSVRTLPDTLAEQGHVDGFFIARLVRKS from the coding sequence ATGAACGAACCCAATAATAAAATCCCCGGCCTTGCGACGCGCCAGTCCGCCATTCGCCTGCTTGACGCCGTCTGCCGGCGCGGTGAGACGCTGGATCAGGCGATGCCGGCCGCAACCGGAAAGCTGTCCAATCCGTCGGACAAGTCGCTCGCCCATAATATTGCCGCCAATGTGCTGCGCTGGATGAGCGCGCTCGATGCCATGATCGACAGCGCGACCCGCAACCGGCTGGCCGATGATGCCAAGGCGCGGATGGCGCTGCGCATCGCACTGGCGCAGGTGCTGATCCTCGACACGCCCCAACATGCCGCGATTTCTACCGCCCTGCCGCTGGTCCATGGTGGCCCGCGTCGGTTGGTTCACGGCGTATTCTCGACCGTCATGCGCGGTATCGAATCGGGCAAGCTGAAACTGCCCGAATATCCCGAAATTCCCGGCGAAACACTGGACCGCTGGACCAGCAATTGGGGCGAGGATGTCGCCAATGCCGCGAGCGAGGCGTGGTCCACACCGGCACCGCTCGACCTCAGCTTCCAGTCCGACGATGTCGGCTCGCTGGAAGGCACAAAGCTCGCCCCGAAACATCTCAGGATATTTCCAAATCTTCCAGTCACTGGGCTCGACGGATTTGATGAAGGCCAGTTCTGGGTACAGGATCTGGCCGCCTCGATTCCCGCGCGGCTGTTCGGCGAAGGCGAGGGCCGGACCATATTCGACCTCTGCGCCGCCCCCGGCGGCAAGACCATGCAGCTGGCCAGCGCTGGCTGGAAAGTGGTCTCCGTGGACAATAGCGCCAAAAGAATGGAACGTTTTCAGGACAATCTCAGGCGCACCGGCTTGGCAGCCGAAGAAGTCATCGCCAATCTGATGCAGTGGGAGCCGGCGGAACCTGCGGATGCGGTTCTGCTCGACGCGCCGTGCAGCGCCACCGGCATTTACCGGCGACACCCCGATGTCCTGCATTGTATCGGCTCCCGCCAGATCGAGGATCGGGCCGAAGTGCAGCGCGCCTTGCTCGACCGCACGGCAGCCTGGGTGAAGCCCGGCGGGACTCTGGTCTATGCCGTCTGTTCGCTCGAACCGGAAGAAGGCGAAGAGCAGATCGATGCCTTTCTTGAGCGCCACGAACAGTTCGCCATCGATCCGGTCCGCGCTGACGAGTTGCCGACAGGCATATCTCCAGCCGAATCCGGCTCCGTCCGGACGCTACCCGACACGCTGGCCGAACAGGGCCATGTCGACGGGTTTTTCATCGCCCGGCTGGTTCGCAAAAGCTGA